The sequence below is a genomic window from Serratia nevei.
CCCGACGCCATTTCCGGCGAAGCGAACGCGCCCGCCAGCGGCATTGGGGATTGCAGCGGGTAACGCTCATCACGGTAACGGCGGCGGCGCTGGCCGCTGACGCGCAGGTGACGCGGTGAACGACGGGAGCGACGCGGCATGCCTTCGCCGTTGCCGCGGTTTTCGCCCTGGGCATCGTCTTCCGGCTGAACGGCAACGGTTTCCGGCAGCAGCTTGACGCTGTCGTCGGCGGTCGGCTGTGCGTCGGCGGCTTTCGCGACCGGCGCTTTCGGTGCCAACAGCTCTTCCGCTGCACGCTGCAGTTCTTCTTCCGCAGACAGGATGCGCACTTTCTGCGACAGAGGGCGGCGCTGACGGCGCTGCATGTTCTGCTGCTGGCGTTCTTCCTGCTCTTCGTCGGTGCTCTCGACCGCTTCAACGCTTTCCAGCGCTTTCACTTCCTGCTGAGCCTGGCGCTTCTCTTCCTGACGACGACGCTGGCGTTCAGCACGTTGCTCACGACGCTGCTGCTGATCTTCGCGCGGCGCTTTAGCGCTTTCTTCCGAGGCGGTTTCCTCAGCGACCGGTGCGTTCTGCTGCTGGTTGCGGCGGTTACGGCGCTGTTCATCGCGGGATTCACGCGATTCACGGCCTTCACGGTTCTCACGCGGTTCACGGTTGTCGCGCTCGCGATTGTCACGGCCTTCACCGCGCTCTTTACGCTCGCCGCGTTCCGGACGATCGCCACGCTCACCGCGCTCTTTACGGCCGGTGCCTTGACGGCGCTGACCGCGACGATCCTGACGACGGTTTTCACCGTTGCCTTCCGCCTTCGGCGTTTCGGCCGGTTTGGCTTCTTCGACGGCAGGTTGTTCTTCACCAGCGAACAGGCTCTTCAGCCCCCCGAACAGGCGGCCCAGGAAGCCCGGCTTGGCGGCGACCGGCGCTGCGGCTTGAGCCTTGGCGGCGGCAGCGGCAGGCTTGGCCACGGCGACAGCTTCTTCAGCCGGCGGCGGCGCATCGGCGGACAGGGAGAAGGAAGCCAGGGCCGGTTGCTCCGGACGCTTGCGTTCCATCGGCGCATCTTCCAGCGGGCGCTCCATGTCTTCTTCATGCAGCTTCGGCAGCAGGTAGCTCAGAGTAGAGGTTTCCTCACCTTTACGCACACGCAGCACCGAGTAGTGCGGGGTTTGCATCTGATCGTTCGGCACGATGACGGCTTTCACGCCGCCCTGGCGTTTTTCGATCGCGCTGACGGATTCGCGCTTTTCGTTCAGCAGGTACGAAGCGACCTGAACCGGCACGATAGCGTGAACTTCTTTGGTGTTTTCCTTCAGCGCTTCTTCTTCGATCAGGCGCAGGATGGACAGCGCCAGCGATTCGTTGTCACGGATGGTGCCGGTGCCGTTACAGCGTGGGCACACGTGGTGGCTGGACTCGCCCAGCGACGGGCTGAGGCGCTGACGGGACATTTCCAGCAGGCCGAAACGGGAAATGCGGCCGATCTGGATGCGCGCGCGGTCCTGGCGCACGGCGTCGCGCAGGCGGTTTTCCACTTCGCGCTGGTGGCGAACCGGCGTCATGTCGATGAAGTCGATGACGATCAGGCCGCCAAGGTCACGCAGGCGCAGCTGGCGAGCGATCTCGTCCGCCGCTTCCAGGTTGGTGTTGAACGCCGTCTCTTCGATGTCGCCGCCGCGGGTTGCGCGGGCGGAGTTGATGTCGATGGCGGTCAGCGCTTCGGTGCTGTCGATGACGATCGAGCCGCCGGACGGCAGGCGCACTTCGCGCTGGAAGGCTGATTCGATCTGCGATTCGATCTGGTAGTGGCTGAACAGAGGGATTTCACCGCTGTACAGTTTAATTTTGCTGCTGAAATCCGGGCGGCCCAGCGCAGCGATGTGCTCTTTGGCCAGATCGAGAATTTTCGGGTTGTCGATCAGGATTTCGCCGATGTCCGGGCGCAGGTAATCGCGGAAGGCGCGCACGATAACGTTGCTTTCCTGGTGGATCAGGAACGGCGCAGGGCGGCCTTCGGCGGCTTTTTTAATCGCTTCCCAGTGCTTGAGACGGAAGGAGAGATCCCACTGCAGCGCGTCGGCGGATTTGCCTACGCCCGCAGTGCGAACGATCAGGCCCATGCCGTCCGGCAGTTGCAACGAGGAGAGCGCTTCTTTCAGCTCGGTGCGATCGTCGCCCTCGATGCGGCGGGAAATACCACCGGCACGCGGGTTGTTCGGCATCAGCACCAGATAGCTGCCCGCCAGGCTGATGAAGGTGGTCAAGGCGGCGCCTTTGTTGCCACGTTCTTCTTTGTCTACCTGAACGATGACTTCCTGGCCTTCGCGCAGCACATCTTTGATGTTCGGGCGGCCATGGGAAGAGTAATTGCTAGGGAAGTATTCGCGGGCGATTTCTTTAAGGGGGAGGAAACCATGTCGTTCTGCGCCGTAGTCCACGAACGCTGCTTCAAGACTTGGTTCAATGCGGGTGATTTTGCCTTTGTAAATATTCGCTTTTTTCTGCTCATGACCCGGACTTTCGATATCCAAATCATACAGCCGCTGTCCATCTACGAGGGCAACACGCAACTCTTCCTGCTGAGTTGCGTTAATCAACATTCTTTTCATCTTAACTTACTCGTTATTTTTACATTATCGACAAAGCTGCGGGCAAAATAACCTCATGGCCGGAGTTAAACCGAAAGCCCCGTGTCTTCTCGCAAAGCCGTCAACCTCACGGTTGTCGCCTGCATAGGGGCGCATTATCTCGGTAAGCCTGCTTTTCTTTGTGAAAGACAGCACTTTTACTAGGGGAATAGCCTCTGATTTACGTCGACAGATCTGATTCCATTTGCCGGCCAAGCTGCAACCCGCAGCCCGCTAATTGTTTGATTTCGCATTACGTCTTACGCCATTGCTGCGTTTTTGCGCGATCAGACAAATTTTATAATTCCACCGTTTTCCCTGTTTAACGAGAATCAACGCGGAAAGTGACTGCATTATTCCACTGCTGATGCCGTTATAGCAAGGTGACTTTTCCTTAACTGCGGAAGAAATCGCAAACGTTCAAATCGGCTTGCTGCCTTATTGTCCGCTGGGGTTTCGCCCGCCGTCAGAGAGACAGTTAAGCACAGAAAAAGATGTGGCGCTATTCACGCGCTCTATTTAGAATCCCGCACCATGAAAACGAACAATCCAGCAGTACAATTCATCACGATTTCCGACGACGAAGCCGGTCAGAGAATCGACAACTTTCTGCTCGCTCGCCTGAAAGGCGTGCCGAAGAGCATGATTTATCGCATCGTGCGTAAGGGCGAGGTGCGGGTCAATAAAGGACGCATCAAGGTCGAATACAAATTGGCGGCCGGCGACGTGGTGCGCGTGCCGCCGGTGCGGGTGGCCGAGCGCGAAGAGACGCCGGTGTCGGCCAAGCTGGATAAAGTAGCCGCACTGGCAGACTGCATCCTTTATGAAGACGACCACCTGCTGATCCTCAACAAGCCCTCCGGCACCGCAGTGCATGGCGGCAGCGGCCTGAGCTTCGGCGTGATCGAAGGGCTGCGCGCGCTGCGCCCGGAAGCCCGTTTCCTCGAGCTGGTGCACCGTCTGGATCGCGACACATCCGGCGTGCTGCTGGTGGCCAAGAAGCGCTCCGCGCTGCGCTCGCTGCACGAACAGCTGCGGCTGAAGGGGATGCAGAAGGATTATCTGGCGCTGGTGCGCGGCCAGTGGCAATCCCACTGCAAGGCCGTACAGGCGCCTCTGCTGAAAAACATTCTGCAAAGCGGTGAGCGCATCGTGCGCGTCAGCAGCGAAGGCAAGCCTTCGGAAACCCGCTTCAAGGTGGAAGAGCGTTACGAATTCGCTACCCTGGTGAAGGCCAGCCCGATCACCGGGCGCACTCACCAGATCCGCGTGCACACGCTGCATGCCGGGCACCCGATCGCCTTTGACGATCGCTATGGCGACCGCGAGTTCGATCGCCAGCTGGCGGGTACCGGCCTGAAGCGGCTGTTCCTGCACGCCGCAGCGCTGCGCTTTGAGCATCCGTCCACCGGCGAAACGATGCGCATCGAAGCGCCGATGGACGAAGAGCTGCGCCACTGCCTGCAGGTGCTGCGCCGGCAGGCGGCCAAGTAATCCGCGTCAGACCAGCGGGTTGATGCCCTCAGCCCGCAACATCTCCAACAGCGCGATCAATGGCAGGCCGATCAGGGCGTTCGGGTCCCGGCCTTCCAGCCTGTCGAACAGTGCGATCCCCAATCCTTCACTCTTAAAACTGCCTGCGCAGTTCAGCGGTTGCTCCATGCGAACATAGGCAGCGATCTCCGTTTCGCTCAGCGCGCGAAAATGCACGTGGAACGGCTCGCACAGGGCCTGCAGCTGCTTGCTGCGGCCGTTGTACAGCGCCAGGCCGGTATAAAAAGTCACGGCCTGGCCGCTGGCCTGGCGCAGCTGTGCCCGGGCGTTCTCCTCGGTATGGGGCTTGCCGGTGATGTTGCCATCGATCACGCAGACCTGATCGGAGCCGATGATCAGATGCTCGGGATAGGCGAGGGCCAGCGCCTGAGCCTTCGCCGCCGCCAGGCGCAGCACCAGCGCTTCGGCGGTTTCACCCGGCAGTGGGGTTTCATCCACCTCGGGTGCGGCGCAGTCGAAGGGTAGCTGCAGCTTCTCCAGCAGCATTTTTCGATAGGGGGAGGTGGAGGCTAAAAGCAATCTCTGCATAATTTTTTTCGCAAACCGTAGCGTAAATGGGTACGGCATTTTAAACTGTCGGCCGCTGTGGAAGCGAATATTGGTGAAAGGAGCCGTTTTACGGCCTTTTTCTTTGACTCTATGTCGTTACAAAGTTAATATGCGCGCCCTATGCAAAAGGTAAAATTACCCTTGACCATTGATGCGGTACGTACCGCTCAGAAACGCCTGGACTATGCTGGTGTCTATGCGCCTGAGCAGGTTACTCGTGTTGCCGACTCCGTGGTCAGTGTGGACAGTGATGTCGAGGTGTCGTTGTCGTTCAATATCGACAATCAGCGCCTCGCGGTGATAACAGGGCATGCGGACGTCACGGTAACGTTGATGTGCCAACGCTGTGGAGTCCCGTTCGAACATCAGGTTCACACAACATATTGTTTTAGCCCGGTCGTCAATGATGAGCAGGCTGAGGCATTACCGGAAGCGTACGAACCGATCGAAGTTGACGAGTTTGGCGAAGTCGATCTGTTGGCAATGATTGAAGACGAAATTATTCTTTCACTGCCTGTCGTTCCGGTACATGAATCTGAACACTGTGAAGTGTCCGAAGCGGACATGGTATTCGGCCAACTGCCTCCCGAGGCGGAGAAACCGAATCCGTTTGCCGTATTAGCCAGTTTAAAGCGTAAGTAATTGAGGAGTAAGGTCCATGGCCGTACAACAGAATAAACCAACCCGTTCCAAGCGTGGCATGCGTCGTTCTCACGATGCTCTGACCACGACTACTCTGTCTGTAGACAAAGTATCCGGTGAAACTCACCGTCGTCACCACATCACTGCCGACGGTTTCTACCGCGGTCGCAAGGTTATCGGCTAAGTAGCGATACCTTGACTCGTCTAACCCTGGCGTTAGATGCAATGGGCGGGGACTTCGGTCCCTGCGTCACAGTGCCTGCTTCGTTGCAGGCACTGGCCTCTAATTTACAGCTTCATCTCCTGCTGGTCGGCAATCCCGACGTCATCTCCCCTTTGCTTGCCCATGCCGATCCGGTTCTTCTGGAGCGTCTGCAAGTCGTGCCCGCCGAGTCCGTGATTGCCGGCGACGCCAAACCTTCACAAGCGATACGCGCCAGCCGCGGCACGTCGATGCGCATTGCGCTCGAGCAGCTCAGCAGCGGAAACGCGCAAGGCTGCGTCAGCGCCGGCAATACCGGTGCGCTGATGGGATTGGCGAAGCTGTTGGTCAAGCCGCTTGACGGCATCGAGCGCCCGGCGCTGATGACGGCGATCCCGAATCAGCAACGCAGTAAAACCGTGGTGCTGGATCTGGGCGCCAACGTCGAGTGCGACAGCACCATGCTGGTGCAGTTTGCCGTGATGGGTGCGGTGATGGCGGAAGAGGTGATCGGCATTGCCCAACCGCGGGTGGCGCTGCTGAATATTGGCGAAGAAGAGACCAAAGGCCTGGATAATATCCGCGAAGCGGCCGCTGTGCTAAAAAATACTCCGGCAATCAACTATATTGGTTACCTGGAAGGAAACGAACTGCTCACCGGCAAGACCGACGTGTTGGTCTGCGATGGCTTCGTGGGCAACGTCACCCTGAAAACCATGGAAGGGGTGGTCAGGGTATTCTTATCGCTGCTGAAATCGTCCGGCGACGGAAACAAGCAAGCGTGGTGGCTGAAATTGTTGGGCCGTTGGTTGCAAAAACGGGTGGTTAAGCGGTTCGGCCACCTGAACCCCGACCAGTATAATGGCGCATGTCTGTTAGGATTGCGCAGCACCGTAGTCAAGAGCCACGGCGCTGCGAACCCTCACGCGTTTGCAGTCGCAATCGAACAGGCTGTGCAGGCGGTGCAGCGGCAAGTCCCGGAAAGGATTGCTGCGCGCCTTGAGGCTGTATTACCTAAGAGTGACTGATCGTACATGTATACAAAGATTCTCGGTACGGGGAGTTATTTGCCCGTACAAGTGCGCACCAATGCTGATTTGGAAAAAATGGTGGATACCTCTGACGAATGGATCGTCACGCGTACCGGTATCCGCGAACGTCGCATCGCCGCTGCGGATGAAACCGTCGCGACGATGAGCTTCCAGGCTGCCGAGAAAGCGCTGGAAATGGCAGGTGTGGCTAAAGAAGACATTGGGCTGATCGTCGTGGCGACCACCACGACCACTCACGCGTTCCCGAGCGCAGCGTGCCTGGTGCAGCAAATGCTGGGCATCAAAGACTGCGCGGCGTTCGATCTGGCTGCGGCCTGTGCCGGCTTCACTTACGCGCTCAGCGTGGCCGATCAGTACGTGAAAAACGGCGCGGTCAAACATGCGCTGGTTATCGGCGCTGACGTCTTGTCGCGCACGCTGGATCCTGAAGATCGCGGCACCATCATTCTGTTTGGCGATGGCGCAGGGGCGGTGGTGCTGGGGGCTTCTGAAGCGCCGGGCATTCTGTCTACCCATCTGCATGCCGACGGCAGCTACGGCAACCTGCTGACGCTGCCGTACAAGGATCGTCAGAATCAAGACAAGCCGGCCTATGTCACCATGGCGGGCAACGAAGTCTTCAAGGTTGCGGTTACCGAGCTGGCGCGCATCGTCGATGAGACGTTGCAGGCCAACAACATGGACCGCAGCGAGCTGGATTGGCTGGTACCGCACCAGGCCAACCTGCGCATCATCAGCGCAACGGCGAAAAAACTGGGCATGGGAATGGACAAAGTGGTGGTGACGCTCGATCGTCACGGCAACACCTCTGCCGCCTCGGTGCCTTCCGCACTGGACGAAGCCGTGCGCGACGGGCGAATTCAGCGTGGCCAACTGGTGCTGCTGGAGGCCTTCGGCGGCGGCTTTACCTGGGGCTCGGCGCTGGTTCGTTTCTGATTTGGACAGGAAGAAAAAATGACGCAATTTGCTTTTGTTTTCCCGGGCCAGGGGTCACAGACCGTTGGCATGCTGGCCGAATTGGCCGCACAGTTCCCGATCGTCGAAGAAACCTTCGGCGAGGCCTCTTCCGCCCTGGGTTACGATCTGTGGCAGCTGGTGCAGCAAGGCCCGGCGGAAGAACTGAACAAAACCTGGCAGACCCAACCGGCTCTGCTGGCCGCCTCGGTGGCGATTTTCCGCGTTTGGCAGCAGCAGGGCGGTAAAGCGCCTGCGCTGATGGCGGGCCACAGCCTGGGCGAATACTCGGCGCTGGTCTGCGCCGGCGTGCTGGACTTCAAGGCGGCGATCCGTCTGGTCGAGCTGCGCGGCAAGCTGATGCAGGAAGCGGTGCCGGAAGGCACCGGCGCGATGTACGCCATCATCGGTCTGGACAACGACGCGATCGCCAAAGCGTGTGAAGAGTCTGCGCAAGGGCAGGTGGTTTCTCCGGTCAACTTCAACTCGCCGGGCCAGGTGGTCATCGCCGGCAACAAAGAAGCGGTTGAGCGCGCAGGCGCCGCCTGCAAAGCCGCCGGCGCCAAACGTGCGCTGCCGCTGCCGGTGAGCGTGCCTTCGCACTGCGCGCTGATGAAGCCGGCCGCCGACAAGCTGGCCGTGGCGCTGCAGGACATCACCTTCAACGCGCCGCAGGTGCCGGTGGTGAACAACGTCGACGTGCGCACCGAAAACGATCCGGAAGCGATCCGCAGCGCGCTGGTGCGTCAGCTGTACAGCCCGGTACGTTGGACCGAGAGCGTAGAATTTATCGCAGCACAGGGAGTGACGTCGCTGCTGGAAGTGGGGCCGGGCAAAGTGCTGACCGGCCTGACTAAACGTATTGTTGACACCCTGACGGCTGCGGCGGTGAACGACACCGCCAGCCTGTCGGCGGCGCTTGAACAATAAAGAGGAAAATGATGAGCTTCGAAGGTAAAATCGTTCTGGTCACCGGCGCGAGCCGCGGTATTGGCCGAGCTATTGCAGAAACGTTTGTGGCACGCGGCGCCAAAGTGATCGGCACCGCGACCAGCGAGAGCGGCGCTGAAGCGATCAGCAGCTACCTGGGCGCAAACGGTAAAGGGTTTATGTTGAACGTTGTTGATGCGCAATCTATCGACAGCGTGCTGGCATCGATTCGCGCCGAATTTGGCGAAATCGACATTTTAGTGAATAATGCCGGCATCACGCGTGATAACCTGCTGATGCGTATGAAGGATGACGAGTGGGAGGATATCCTCGACACCAACCTGACTTCCGTATTCCGCCTGTCAAAAGCGGTAATGCGCGCTATGATGAAAAAGCGGTTTGGCCGTATCATCACCATCGGTTCCGTTGTCGGCACCATGGGGAACGCAGGGCAGGCGAACTACGCGGCGGCTAAAGCCGGTCTGATTGGTTTTAGCAAATCTTTGGCACGTGAAGTTGCTTCGCGTGGCATTACGGTCAACGTCGTGGCACCTGGCTTTATTGAGACGGACATGACACGGGCGTTGACAGATGATCAACGCGCAGGCATTTTGTCATCAGTTCCAGCCAACCGGCTGGGCGATGCTAAAGAAATCGCCAGCGCTGTTGCATTTTTGGCCTCTGATGAGGCCGGCTATATCACCGGTGAAACGTTACATGTCAATGGCGGCATGTACATGATTTAAAAAATGTGAAAACCATTTGCGTTATTTGAGGCAAAAACCGCAAAATAGCGTAAAATCGTGGTTTGACCAGCCGGGATTTAGTTGCATCTTTTTCAGCATTTTATACACTACGAAAACCATCGCGAAAGCGAGTTTTGATAGGAAATTTAAGAGTATGAGCACTATCGAAGAACGCGTTAAGAAAATCATTGTTGAGCAACTGGGTGTTAAACAGGAAGAAGTTTTGAACAACGCTTCTTTCGTTGAAGATCTGGGCGCTGATTCTCTTGACACCGTTGAGCTGGTAATGGCACTGGAAGAAGAATTCGACACCGAGATTCCAGACGAAGAAGCTGAGAAGATCACTACTGTTCAGGCAGCTATTGATTTCATCAACGCTAGCCAGCAGTAAGAGAACATATCTAGGCGGTCGTTCGACCGCCTAAGTTTTTTCTATCCCTAGTGTCATATTTTTCCCTCCCTGGAGGACAAACGTGTCTAAGCGTCGAGTAGTTGTGACCGGACTGGGCATGTTGTCTCCTGTCGGCAATACGGTAGAGTCCACGTGGAACGCTCTTCTTGCCGGTCAGAGTGGCATCAGCCTGATCGACCATTTCGATACCACTGCCTATGCGACCAAGTTTGCTGGCCTGGTAAAGAATTTTAATTCTGAGGATTTCATCTCTCGCAAAGATGCGCGCAAGATGGACGCCTTTATCCAGTACGGTATCGCTGCCGGCATGCAAGCCATGCAGGATGCAGGTCTGGACATCACCGAGGCTAACGCCACCCGCATTGGAGCCGCGATCGGTTCCGGCATCGGCGGCCTGGGTTTGATCGAAGAAAACCACAGTTCACTGGTTAACGGTGGCCCACGGAAAATCAGTCCGTTCTTCGTGCCATCCACCATCGTGAATATGATAGCAGGCCACCTGACAATCATGTACGGCATGCGTGGCCCAAGCATTTCCATCGCCACCGCCTGTACTTCAGGTGTGCACAACATCGGCCATGCGGCGCGTATCATTGCTTACAATGATGCTGACGTGATGCTGGCCGGTGGGGCAGAGAAAGCCAGCACCCCATTGGGCGTCGGCGGCTTTGGCGCAGCTCGCGCCCTGTCCACCCGTAATGACAACCCGCAGGCGGCGAGCCGTCCGTGGGATAAAGACCGCGACGGCTTCGTGCTGGGCGACGGCGCCGGCATGATGGTGCTGGAAGAGTACGAGCACGCGAAAAAACGCGGCGCGAAAATCTACGCCGAAGTGGTGGGCTTTGGGATGAGCAGCGATGCTTATCACATGACGTCGCCGCCGGAAAACGGCGCAGGCGCTGCGCTGGCGATGGAAAATGCCCTGCTTGACGCCGGTGTGACCCCGTCACAAATCGGCTACATCAATGCGCACGGCACCTCTACGCCGGCGGGTGACCAGGCGGAAGCGCAGGCGGTGAAATCCGTCTTCGGCGCCGATGCCCACCGCGTGCTGGTGAGTTCGACCAAATCGATGACTGGCCACCTGTTGGGTGCGGCAGGCGCGATCGAGTCTATCTTCACCGTGCTGGCGCTGCGCGATCAGGCGGTACCGCCAACCATCAACCTGGATAACCCGGATGAAGGTTGCGATCTGGACTTCGTGCCTCATGAAGCGCGCCAGGTCAGCGATATGGAGTTCACCCTGTGTAACTCCTTCGGCTTCGGCGGCACCAACGGCTCGCTGATCTTCCGCCGAGTGTAACTCGCGCTGCGGATAGCTGACGAAAGCCCGGTTTTTTAACCGGGCTTTTTTACGCCCGCCGTTTGGCCGCCGGCGGGGCTGCGTATCGTCTCGCCGCCTGCTATCCTGCGAGCGTAATGAAATAGCCCGGCAACAGGAGGAAGTATGTACTGGATTAACGGACAACGCCACGATGCGCTGGCGCCGAGCGATCGTGGCCTGCAGTTCGGCGATGGCTGCTTTACTACCGCCCGGGTTATCGACGGTAAAATCGAGCTGCTGCCCTGGCATCTGGAGCGGCTGCAGCAAGCGGCGCAGCGGCTGATGCTGCCTGCCACCGATTGGCTGGCTTTCGAGCGGGAGATGGCGCTGGCGGCCGAATCAATTCCGCTCGGCGTGGTCAAAGCGATACTGACGCGCGGCAGCGGCGGGCGGGGTTACAGCCCGACGGGGTGCGAAAACCCGACGCGTATCGTCGCCCGCAGCAGCTACCCTGCGCACTATTTGCAGTGGCGCGAGCAGGGCATCACGCTTGCGCTCAGCCCGGTGGCGCTGGCGCGCAATCCGTTGCTGGCGGGGTTGAAGCATTTGAACCGCCTGGAGCAGGTGCTGATCCGCGCGCATCTTGACCAGACGGCCGCCGACGAGGCGCTGGTGCTTGACACTGCCGGTATGCTGGTGGAATGCTGTGCGGCTAATTTGTTCTGGCGTAAGGGAAAAGCGGTATTTACCCCGGATCTGAGCCAGGCCGGCGTCGCGGGCTTGATGCGGCGGCGGGTGATCGCGCTGCTGGCGGGCTCGGAATACCGTCTGCAGTGCGTCAGTGAACCGTTGGAGACGCTGGCCGATGCCGACGAAGTGCTGGTGAGCAATGCGCTGATGCCGCTGCTGCCGGTAAACGCTGCGCAATCATGGCGTTATGCTTCGCGCCAGCTGTATGATTTTTTGCGTCCACACTGTTAACCATGGCTGATTGATGAAGAAAAGA
It includes:
- the fabF gene encoding beta-ketoacyl-ACP synthase II; protein product: MSKRRVVVTGLGMLSPVGNTVESTWNALLAGQSGISLIDHFDTTAYATKFAGLVKNFNSEDFISRKDARKMDAFIQYGIAAGMQAMQDAGLDITEANATRIGAAIGSGIGGLGLIEENHSSLVNGGPRKISPFFVPSTIVNMIAGHLTIMYGMRGPSISIATACTSGVHNIGHAARIIAYNDADVMLAGGAEKASTPLGVGGFGAARALSTRNDNPQAASRPWDKDRDGFVLGDGAGMMVLEEYEHAKKRGAKIYAEVVGFGMSSDAYHMTSPPENGAGAALAMENALLDAGVTPSQIGYINAHGTSTPAGDQAEAQAVKSVFGADAHRVLVSSTKSMTGHLLGAAGAIESIFTVLALRDQAVPPTINLDNPDEGCDLDFVPHEARQVSDMEFTLCNSFGFGGTNGSLIFRRV
- the pabC gene encoding aminodeoxychorismate lyase, which produces MYWINGQRHDALAPSDRGLQFGDGCFTTARVIDGKIELLPWHLERLQQAAQRLMLPATDWLAFEREMALAAESIPLGVVKAILTRGSGGRGYSPTGCENPTRIVARSSYPAHYLQWREQGITLALSPVALARNPLLAGLKHLNRLEQVLIRAHLDQTAADEALVLDTAGMLVECCAANLFWRKGKAVFTPDLSQAGVAGLMRRRVIALLAGSEYRLQCVSEPLETLADADEVLVSNALMPLLPVNAAQSWRYASRQLYDFLRPHC